In Vespula vulgaris chromosome 7, iyVesVulg1.1, whole genome shotgun sequence, a single window of DNA contains:
- the LOC127065273 gene encoding 5'-nucleotidase domain-containing protein 3 codes for MLHARIVVGGVATSSRVTCSTTSNNLSRILLRCHIDVEKKIRSIGDRAINRGQITRHDMRGNYLKMLEKCKSKKLPPDVNHKGVFACNELDLEEVKVYGFDYDYTLACYKPSMDYLLYNLGRDMLIQKYKYPEGISELEYKEDFAVRGLHYDIEKGLLLKLDSFLQIQFGTVYRGLHPLPNEDVLRLYKNRIIPIAYVEAPNKHSQDDLHRTKMVQLADLFSVPEMSLLCNVTEYFLRNHIDYHPEILFRDVKNSVKNCHPIMHGMVTENVTEYLEQNKDLRRFFERLKNAKKNMFLVTNSPFHFVDIGMKFLVGDNWKDYFDVVIVQARKPRFFTEESRPLRIYDEVNKTQLWDRVTKLQKGVIYLEGTVKQLQDMTGWRGHQVLYFGDHPYSDLADVTLEHGWRTGAIIKELTHEIETLNHPKFKQNANWLQMLTGLIEEHQDYEGPEVQDELNQWMEERDRLRNEIKCVFNKQFGSVFRTYHNPTYFSRRLFRFADVYMSSITNLLEYSTSHTFYPRRGVMPHEYTSYFV; via the exons ATGCTGCACGCGAGGATCGTCGTCGGCGGTGTCGCGACGTCGTCCCGTGTTACGTGCTCTACCACGTCGAATAATTTATCTCGTATTCTTTTACGTTGTCACATAgatgtcgaaaaaaaaatccgaTCGATCGGTGATCGTGCGATCAATCGTGGCCAAATTACTCGACATGACATGCGCGGAAATTACCTGAAGATGTTGGAGAAGTGCAAGT CAAAGAAACTTCCACCAGATGTCAATCATAAAGGTGTTTTCGCTTGCAACGAGCTCGACCTAGAGGAAGTTAAAGTCTATGGATTCGATTATGACTACACTCTCGCTTGTTACAAACCCTCGATGGATTATCTACTTTATAACTTAGGACGAGATAtgttaatacaaaaatacaag TATCCAGAAGGCATCAGTGAACTCGAATACAAAGAGGATTTTGCTGTCCGTGGACTTCATTATGATATCGAGAAGGGTCTATTGTTGAAACTTGATAGTTTCCTACAAATTCAGTTTGGTACTGTTTATCGAGGTCTACATCCGTTGCCCAACGAAGATGTTCTCAGGCTCTACAAGAACAGGATAATTCCAATAGCTTACGTAGAAGCACCAAACAAACACTCACAG GATGATTTGCATCGAACAAAAATGGTCCAACTGGCAGATCTATTTTCTGTACCGGAAATGAGTCTATTATGCAACGTCACGGAATACTTTTTAAGGAATCATATCGATTATCATCCGGAAATACTTTTCCGAGATGTTAAG AATTCCGTGAAAAATTGTCATCCCATAATGCACGGCATGGTAACGGAAAACGTAACCGAATATCTGGAACAGAACAAAGATTTGAGGAGGTTCTTTGAGAGGCTCAAAAATgctaagaaaaatatgttcttAGTGACGAACAGTCCATTTCATTTCGT TGACATAGGTATGAAATTTTTGGTTGGCGATAATTGGAAGGATTATTTCGACGTGGTGATCGTGCAAGCGAGAAAGCCAAGATTCTTCACGGAGGAATCACGGCCATTACGAATTTACGATGAAGTGAACAAGACTCAACTCTGGGATCGCGTAACCAAATTACAAAAAGGTGTCATATACCTAGAA GGTACGGTCAAGCAGCTGCAAGATATGACAGGATGGCGAGGACATCAAGTGTTGTATTTTGGTGATCACCCGTATAGCGACCTGGCGGACGTAACTCTGGAACATGGTTGGAGAACCGGTGCAATAATTAAGGAATTAACt CACGAAATTGAAACACTAAATCATCCAAAATTCAAACAGAACGCGAACTGGCTTCAAATGTTGACCGGTCTAATAGAGGAACATCAAGATTACGAAGGTCCAGAAGTTCAGGACGAGCTTAACCAATGGATGGAGGAACGCGATCGActgagaaatgaaataaagtgtGTATTCAATAAACAGTTCGGCTCGGTCTTCAGGACGTATCACAATCCGACCTACTTCTCAAGAAGACTTTTTAGGTTCGCGGATGTTTACATGAGTTCGATCACGAATCTTTTAGAATACTCGACGAGTCACACGTTTTATCCGAGAAGAGGTGTCATGCCTCACGAATACACGAGTTACTTCGtgtaa
- the LOC127065275 gene encoding trichohyalin-like: protein MYIQVDDIKEVITEEIITENSFVKSENIGVKSMQFDIFPITILTPYEARAIASVLQECVDHLAIVRYTIPAEIDDRWDDITKPINEKYGGPEEPHIIIREETNLPPLMLSNAEKFQRDRTYMHKILKMTLDEIKHYRKFNVLEEEVNDIMRMLEDENNLDKTCTFWENQVNQLRQLIKDETSKQEREKRQLLKSAQMTKAKIDDTIYEVALKMGYVENWENARFNQHSLKITTEEQDLLNEIDEYQKKQIIEKIVTDEICAYYQENIKNMENEMLEWSDQYDQEMEKRQRDIDNLKVKVEEQKLEIQDLHIMKDERQEVIDNYLAEIKRLEEEAKYQALLNHAATVIQAAIRGYLVRHELGEYKNLRARLRKRKKLAAAKRRKLEKQRKILEEEEMKKLKDARLRGRIK from the exons atgtatatacaggtCGATGATATAAAAGAGGTGATCACAGAAGAGATAATAACAGAAAACAGTTTTGTGAAATCCGAAAATATAGGGGTGAAGAGTATGCAATTCGACATATTTCCTATAACAATTTTAACACCGTACGAAGCAAGAGCGATAGCCTCTGTCCTTCAGGAATGCGTAGATCATTTAGCTATCGTACGATATACCATACCAGCAGAGATCGATGATCGTTGGGACGATATCACGAAACCTATAAACGAGAAATACGGTGGCCCGGAAGAACCCCATATAATCATCAGGGAGGAAACTAATTTACCACCATTGATGTTGTCGAATGCGGAAAAATTTCAGAGAGACAG AACTTATATGCACAAGATTTTAAAGATGACTCTCGATGAAATCAAACATTATCGAAAATTCAACGTCCTCGAAGAGGAGGTCAATGATATTATGAGGATGTTGGAGGACGAGAATAATCTTGATAAAACTTGTACGTTCTGGGAAAATCAAGTTAATCAATTACGACAATTGATCAAGGACGAAACGAGCAAGCAGGAACGTGAGAAGAGACAGTTGTTGAAATCGGCTCAAATGACAAAAGCGAAAATCGATGATACTATCTACGAAGTCGCATTGAAAATGG GTTACGTGGAGAACTGGGAAAATGCGAGATTTAATCAGCATTCGTTGAAAATTACAACGGAAGAGCAAGatcttttaaatgaaatcgacGAATATCAAAAGAAGCAGATCATAGAGAAAATTGTTACTGACGAGATATGTGCTTACTATCAGgagaatatcaaaaatatggAGAATGAGATGTTAGAATGGTCCGATCAATACGACcaagagatggaaaaaagaCAACGAGATATAGACAATTtaaag GTAAAAGTTGAAGAACAAAAACTCGAAATTCAAGATTTGCATATTATGAAAGACGAGAGACAGGAAGTTATCGACAATTATCTAGCTGAAATAAAGAGATTAGAAGAGGAAGCTAAATACCAAGCGCTTCTCAATCATGCCGCAACAGTTATTCAAGCAGCAATAAGAGGATATTTGGTGAGACACGAACTAGGTGAGTATAAAAATCTTCGAGCACGATtacgtaagagaaagaaattggcAGCtgcgaaaagaaggaaattggaaaaacaacgaaagatattggaggaggaagaaatgaagaaattgaaagatgCTAGGCTTAGAGGCAGAATTAAGTGA
- the LOC127065274 gene encoding dnaJ homolog subfamily C member 3 yields the protein MYHYGLLLVFLDISFDLVGSVSQLEINKHLELGREFLVHGQLQDALSHYHAAIEGDPNNYLAYYNRGMVYLALGKAKFAIHDLDKVLELKPDFTAARLQRGNVLFKQAKFDLAKQNYEEVLAIEPQNEEAVTMSYMIPNLEIDMQYAEDMVKSGDCRTAIQHITRLIETCPWSLELRELRAECHDALGDYMSAISDIRSTTKLLSDNTEGYFKLSSMHYRIGQVEESLREIRECLKLDPEHKKCFPFYKKIKEVSKFLGKAESSEDANNAQGCIDSAERVLRLEATVKHVRFTALQLLCKCYTANSEPSDAINNCQEALKIRREPAILCDSAEAYLANELYDDAIRDYKKALEMDPDLQRAKQGLQKAQQRQKLSESRDYYKILGVSRTASKREIIKAYRKAAQKWHPDNFQEGEEKKRAEKKFIDIAAAKEVLTDDEKRAKFDQGEDPLDPESGKHQQGFNPFQEFHHFHGSPFQFKFHFN from the exons ATGTATCACTACGGCTTGTTATTGGTTTTTTTGGATATATCTTTTGATT TGGTCGGCAGCGTTTcacaattagaaattaataaacatttgGAATTAGGTAGAGAATTTCTTGTACATGGACAGTTGCAAGATGCATTGTCACATTATCATGCGGCAATTG aggGAGATCCTAATAATTATTTAGCGTATTATAATAGGGGTATGGTATATTTGGCACTAGGGAAAGCTAAGTTCGCGATTCATGATCTTGACAAAGTTTTGGAATTGAAGCCAGATTTTACAGCAGCTAGACTGCAACGTggaaatgttttattcaaacaaGCAAAGTTTGATTTAGCCAAACAGAATTATGAAGAAGTT CTTGCAATAGAGCCACAGAATGAGGAAGCTGTAACTATGTCATACATGATACCAAATCTTGAAATCGACATGCAATATGCAGAAGATATGGTTAAAAGTGGGGATTGCAGGACGGCGATCCAACATATAACACGACTTATAGAAACTTGTCCATGGTCGCTTGAACTTAGAGAGCTGAGAGCAGAATGTCATGATGCTCTAGGAGATTATATGAGTGCTATTAGTGATATACGTTCCACTACTAAGTTACTATCTGACAATACGGAAGGTTATTTTAAGCTGTCCAGTATGCACTATCGTATTGGACAAGTTGAAGAATCATTAAG GGAAATTCGGGAGTGTTTAAAATTAGATCCAGAACATAAAAAGTGTTTcccattttataaaaagattaaagaagTATCTAAATTTTTGGGAAAAGCAGAATCTTCGGAGGATGCCAATAATGCTCAAGGTTGTATAGATTCCGCCGAACGTGTACTCCGTTTAGAAGCAACTGTAAAACATGTTAGATTTACTGCCTTGCAGTTACTTTGCAAATGTTACACAGCTAACTCAGAACCAAGTGATGCAATTAATAATTGTCAAGAAGCATTAAAGATACGACGAGAGCCAGCTATTTTGTGTGACAGTGCGGAAGCGTATCTGGCCAATGAATTGTATGATGATG CGATAAGAGATTACAAAAAAGCTTTGGAAATGGATCCTGATTTGCAAAGAGCAAAGCAAGGATTACAGAAAGCTCAACAACGACAAAAACTTTCAGAGTCGCgggattattacaaaattttggGTGTATCTAGGACAGCTTCGAAACGTGAAATTATTAAAGCGTATAGAAAAGCGGCACAAAAATGGCATCCCGATAACTTCCAAGAAggcgaagagaagaaacgagcggaaaagaaattcatagATATTGCTGCTGCCAAAGAAGTACTAACTGATGACGAAAAGAGAGCAAAATTCGATCAAGGCGAGGATCCATTGGATCCTGAATCTGGAAAGCATCAGCAAGGCTTCAATCCCTTCCAAgaatttcatcattttcatGGTTCACCTTTCCAATTTAAATTccatttcaattaa
- the LOC127065269 gene encoding ATP-dependent RNA helicase DDX3X encodes MSNAANQNGSGLEQQLAGLDLQGSRQPSGGRYVPPHLRNKSASSAPSSGDQHSSSNSRPLYSDRDRGGDRDRDRERERDRDRGRAGPGFRDSRSARDVDFGNFGNFGGRNRRTPNQENGRDYRYPNSDRDRPISSGNDRWQEQPRNDRWQESRNDHRMGSGGSRWKDDRDGGRGGRNEIDWTIPTTRDERLEVELFGTGNTGINFSKYEDIPVEATGDDIPPHITSFDEVKLTEIIKNSITLAGYDKPTPVQKYAIPIIIGRRDVMACAQTGSGKTAAFLVPILNQIYESGPQATPPQGSSGRRKQYPLGLVLAPTRELATQIYDEARKFAYRSRMRPAVVYGGSNIVDQMRELDRGCHLLVATPGRLADMLGRGKIGLNNCRYLVLDEADRMLDMGFEPQIRRIVEEDTMPPTGERQTLMFSATFPKEIQILARDFLSNYIFLAVGRVGSTSENITQKIVWVEEQDKRSYLLDLLQASRFSDPSALTLVFVETKKGADMLEEYLHTMGYPVTSIHGDRTQREREDALRRFRAGKAPILVATAVAARGLDIPHVKHVINFDLPGDVEEYVHRIGRTGRMGNLGLATSFFNNKNHNLVRELVSLLVEANQELPPWLEDLFAEVRYSSGCSRRPGSTKGRFSGGFGARDYRQQPSGGSTRNNGPSSRPGSYGGGYGGGYGGNYNSSYNNTANNSSGNDPDWWGGWDKS; translated from the exons ATGAGTAATGCAGCCAACCAGAATGGATCAGGTCTAGAGCAGCag TTAGCTGGTCTGGACTTGCAGGGTTCTCGCCAACCAAGTGGGGGTCGCTACGTTCCACCCCATCTGCGTAATAAATCTGCAA GTAGCGCACCGTCAAGCGGTGATCAACATTCCAGTTCCAACTCTCGGCCACTTTATTCTGATAGAGACAGAGGTGGAGATCGGGATAGagaccgagaaagagagagagatagagataggggCAGAGCAGGGCCAGGGTTTAGAGATTCGCGTAGTGCACGCGACGTCGATTTTGGAAACTTTGGCAACTTTGGTGGACGTAATAGACGTACTCCCAATCAGGAAAATGGAAGAGATTATAGATATCCAAATTCCGACCGTGATCGCCCGATTAGTTCCGGCAATGATCGGTGGCAGGAGCAACCTAGAAATGATCGTTGGCAAGAGAGTAGAAACGATCACAGAATGGGGAGCGGTGGCAGTCGCTGGAAGGATGACAGAGATGGAGGTAGAGGAGGCAGAAACGAAATCGATTGGACGATTCCCACAACTAGAGACGAGCGATTGGAGGTGGAATTATTTGGTACTGGTAATACTGGTATCAATTTTAGTAAATACGAGGATATACCAGTTGAGGCTACTGGCGATGACATACCACCACACATCACATCG tttGATGAGGTTAAGCTGAcggagataataaaaaacagcATTACCTTGGCAGGTTATGATAAGCCTACACCAGTTCAAAAATACGCTATTCCGATCATCATCGGACGGCGCGATGTGATGGCCTGTGCCCAAACAGGGTCTGGTAAAACAGCGGCCTTTTTAGTGCCAATATTAAATCAGATTTATGAGAGCGGACCCCAAGCGACACCACCGCAGGGCAGTTCTGGAAGACGTAAGCAATATCCATTAGGTCTTGTGTTAGCACCAACGAGAGAACTCGCTACACAAATTTATGACGAAGCGCGTAAGTTCGCGTACAGATCGCGTATGCGACCTGCTGTAGTTTATGGTGGCTCCAATATTGTGGATCAAATGCGAGAATTAGATCGAGGTTGTCATTTACTTGTCGCGACTCCTGGTCGTCTTGCGGACATGCTTGGCCGTGGTAAAATCGGCTTAAACAATTGCAG ATACTTGGTATTGGACGAAGCAGATCGTATGTTAGACATGGGTTTCGAGCCTCAGATCAGAAGAATCGTTGAAGAAGATACGATGCCGCCAACAGGAGAAAGACAAACTCTTATGTTCTCTGCTACGTTCCCAAAGGAGATACAGATATTAGCCCGAGACTTCTTAAGCAATTACATATTCTTAGCAGTTGGTCGTGTTGGTTCTACATCTGAAAATATTACACAAAAGATTGTATGGGTGGAGGAACAGGATAAACGCTCGTATCTCCTCGACCTTTTGCAAGCTAGCAGATTTTCAGATCCTT CCGCACTGACTTTGGTGTTCGttgaaacaaagaaaggaGCAGACATGCTCGAAGAATATTTACATACGATGGGATATCCAGTAACCAGCATTCACGGCGATAGAACTCAGCGAGAACGAGAAGATGCGTTGCGTCGATTCCGTGCTGGAAAAGCGCCAATACTTGTTGctactgctgttgctgctcGTGGTCTTGACATCCCTCACGTTAAACAcgttattaatttcgatttgCCAGGTGACGTTGAGGAGTATGTTCATCGTATCGGTCGTACAGGACGTATGGGGAACTTAg GTTTAGCAACATCCTTCTTTAATAACAAGAATCATAATCTTGTACGAGAATTGGTATCTCTACTCGTCGAAGCTAACCAAGAGCTTCCACCTTGGCTCGAAGATTTGTTTGCGGAAGTACGTTATTCCAGTGGTTGTTCTCGTCGTCCAGGTAGTACCAAAGGACGTTTCAGCGGTGGTTTCGGTGCTCGTGATTATCGTCAGCAACCGAGTGGTGGTTCTACACGCAATAATGGTCCTTCCAGTAGACCAGGTAGTTATGGAG GCGGTTACGGAGGAGGGTATGGAGGGAATTATAATTCGTCATACAACAATACCGCTAACAACAGTAGCGGTAATGATCCTGATTGGTGGGGAGGATGGGACAAGTCATAA
- the LOC127065276 gene encoding 60S ribosomal protein L8 translates to MGRVIRAQRKGAGSVFRSHTKRRKGAPKLRSLDFSERHGYIKGVVKDIIHDPGRGAPLAVVHFRDPYKFKTRKELFIAPEGMYTGQFLYCGKKATLQIGNVMPVGTMPEGTIVCNLEEKTGDRGRLARASGNYATVIAHNPDTKKTRVKLPSGAKKVIPSNNRAMVGIVAGGGRIDKPILKAGRAYHKYKVKRNCWPKVRGVAMNPVEHPHGGGNHQHIGKASTVKRGTSAGRKIGLIAARRTGRIRGGKTDTKKDD, encoded by the exons ATGGGTCGAGTAATTCGTGCTCAGCGTAAGGGAGCTGGGTCTGTTTTCAGATCCCATACaaaaaggaggaagggagCACCGAAACTTCGCTCTTTAGACTTCTCCGAGAGGCATGGATATATCAAGGGTGTTGTTAAA GATATCATTCATGATCCTGGTCGTGGTGCTCCCTTAGCTGTCGTTCATTTCCGTGATCCTTATAAATTCAAGAcacgaaaagaattatttattgcaCCAGAAGGAATGTATACAGGACAATTCTTGTATTGTGGAAAGAAAG CTACCTTGCAAATAGGTAACGTTATGCCTGTAGGCACAATGCCTGAAGGTACAATTGTATGTAATTTGGAAGAGAAAACTGGTGATAGAGGTCGTCTAGCTAGAGCTTCTGGCAATTATGCCACTGTTATTGCTCATAATCCTGACACCAAAAAAACTAGAGTAAAGCTTCCTTCTGGCGCCAAGAAAGTTATTCCCTCTAACAATAGAGCAATGGTGGGTATCGTTGCCGGTGGTGGCCGTATCGACAAGCCGATTTTGAAAGCAGGTCGTGCTTATCACAAATATAAGGTCAAGAGGAATTGCTGGCCCAAG GTTCGTGGTGTTGCTATGAATCCTGTTGAACATCCTCACGGTGGTGGTAACCATCAACATATAGGTAAAGCTTCTACTGTCAAACGTGGAACCAGTGCTGGTCGTAAGATTGGTCTTATTGCTGCTCGTCGTACCGGAAGaataagaggaggaaaaaCAGATACCAAGAAGGacgattaa
- the LOC127065270 gene encoding esterase E4-like, giving the protein MNGRISVLLVILSLLITSSKCLRRQKRIVGGDAAAQPPIDDPVVFVNKNGRDARILGIRDQNSGYYSFRGIRYAEPPIGLHRFQRPKAINLAGDLNATTWGSPCPQINGHVSNKIIGSEDCLFLNIFTPVLPDASEGYPVLIWIHGGGFRRGSACQYEMKHLIKKKIIVVSIQYRLGSLGFLSTGTKDLPGNNGLFDMILAVNWIKDYIEFFGGNPRKIIAFGHGTGASSALILSLSKLSSGMFNGVIAMSGSILSHFAIDKDPLNTAKYIAINNGCPTSDTKEMVQCLRELSVDKLIEVDSKLEYIRTVPGIISSISTLLTTGPAIEGSDDERSLPNLITETPEESLKLGNFPDIPLLTGIVKDEIGGAISGDYRNELEEKLRTIPNYLSKDLIPSLQKTVPNVGNMTMFAPEAFEKYLNIFQNNKVDKMKKIAEVMGDSLFNAPAFLTVKHWSKKAKAFLYSFDYDGERCYGKDFLAGLPIVDAKQSLRGINHGDDLGYIFDRNNIVGEKLRNVIDETNEMDEHVTEIFTDMISNFARTGKPNISIKSENNTWLPKIVPNFSESNSFVSISSVPKMMENFRYCEMGLWTGLSGRLQSPTCSLFKSTSQVVHNVGTGTKNVIEKPVEKIGNVVPNIKPSFG; this is encoded by the exons ATGAACGGACGTATTTCAGTTCTCCTCGTAATTTTGAGTTTATTAATAACGTCATCGAAATGTTTGCGAAGGCAAAAAAGAATCGTCGGTGGTGATGCAGCAGCACAACCTCCGATAGACGATCCTGttgtatttgttaataaaaatggacGAGATGCACGTATACTTGGCATACGAGATCAGAATAGTGGATATTATTCATTTCGAGGAATTAGATATGCTGAACCGCCGATTGGTCTACATCGTTTCCAA agacCCAAAGCTATTAATTTGGCGGGCGATTTAAATGCTACGACATGGGGTTCTCCTTGTCCTCAAATAAATGGCCATGtatcaaacaaaattattggCTCGGAGGAttgtttatttctaaatatttttacaccAGTACTTCCGGATGCCAGTGAAGGATATCCTGTATTAATTTGGATACACGGAGGAGGTTTTAGAAGAGGATCGGCATGTCAATATGAAATGAAgcatcttattaaaaaaaaaataatcgtcgtATCTATACAGTATAGATTAGGTTCCTTAG GATTTTTAAGTACCGGGACGAAAGATTTGCCTGGAAATAATGGATTATTTGATATGATATTGGCTGTTAATTGGATTAAAGATTACATAGAATTTTTTGGTGGAAATCCACGTAAAATTATAGCGTTCGGCCATGGGACCGGTGCAAGTTCGGCTCTTATCCTATCACTCTCGAAATTATCATCAg GTATGTTTAATGGTGTAATTGCTATGTCCGGTTCGATTTTATCGCATTTCGCGATCGATAAAGATCCGTTAAATACAGCTAAGTATATTGCAATTAACAATGGATGTCCAACGAGTGATACAAAAGAAATGGTACAATGTCTTCGAGAATTATCGGTTGACAAATTAATAGAGGTCGATTCTAAATTGGAATATATTCGAACTGTGCCAGGTATCATATCAAGTATATCCACTTTGTTAACCACCGGTCCTGCTATCGAAGGCAGTGATGATGAAag ATCGCTTCCAAATCTCATAACTGAAACACCAGAAGAATCATTGAAGCTTGGCAATTTTCCGGATATTCCTTTGCTAACAGGAATAGTGAAGGATGAAATTGGTGGAGCGATATCTGGCGATTATAGAAacgaattagaagaaaaattacgaacaattccaaattatttatctaaagATTTAATTCCATCTCTACAGAAAACCGTACCAAACGTTGGAAATATGACGATGTTCGCTCCAGAAGCTTTtgaaaagtatttaaatatttttcaaaataataaagtcgacaaaatgaaaaaaatagcagAAGTTATGGGTGATTCTTTGTTCAATGCGCCTGCTTTTCTTACGGTAAAACATTGGTCTAAAAAGGCCAAAGCATTTTTGTATAGCTTCGATTATGACGGCGAACGATGTTACGGTAAAGATTTTCTCGCAGGATTACCTATTGTCGACGCAAAACAAAGTTTAAGAG GTATAAATCATGGGGATGACTTGGGATACATTTTTGATCGTAACAATATAGTCGGTGAAAAACTACGGAATGTCATAGATGAAACAAATGAAATGGATGAACACGTAACAGAGATATTCACAGACATGATCTCAAATTTTGCAAGAACTGGTAAACCGAATATATCAATCAAATCGGAAAACAATACTTGGTTACCGAAAATTGTGCCAAATTTTTCTGAGAGCAATTCCTTCGTTAGTATTAGTTCTGTACCAAAAATGATGGAAAATTTTAG ATACTGCGAAATGGGTTTATGGACTGGTCTCTCTGGACGATTACAATCACCAACTTGTAGTTTATTTAAATCTACATCTCAAGTAGTACATAATGTTGGCACAGGTACTAAAAATGTAATAGAAAAACCCGTTGAAAAAATTGGCAATGTTGTTCCTAACATTAAACCAAGTTTTGGGTGA